GAGTTTGACGCCGTCCGCACCGCGGGAAGAGTCGTCTATGATATGGATCTGCCAGGGAGTACCGCGGTCCGGCTCCTCCGCCTGTAATGGATACCCCAGAATCCAGAAACCCAGCAGACAGATCAGGTTCGCGTGTTTTTGTATCAGCGGGTACATGTACATTCTCCCTTTTGATTCCGGTTGAACTGCGACATTAAGGTGCACCGTCACTCCAGTATCCTGCCTGCGGGCTCAAATCTCAAGATTGCTTCGTATGGCAAGGAGTTCTCCGAAAAAACTGCTCAGTTTTGTTGCATTTCCCTCTATTATTACAGTGTTTCCTGCCCATTCAGGCAGTCTCTGCCGGAGCGCACCTGCAATACCGCGATAACCGAATCATTCCGAACAATCGATAAAGTTTCGCGTCTGCCCCAGCCGATCATCCTTAGGTACAGGCGATTGTACGACTGATGAACAGCTTCATCAGAATGGTGGTGACCATGGATGGTCACGCTTTAATGGGGGGAGGATACCACGAATGCGCGCAGCATTTGTCTGCATCGTCCTGGCACAGCCAATCCTGTTTTGCTCAGGTTGTCAGTGTTTCAGGGCCAGCAATCTCTATTATAACCTGATCGACGATGTCAGTGACACGCAGCTGTATGCGGATCGATTCTACCGTCCCACCTGGGACCTGACTCGCATCGGCAAGCCAGACTGGTGTCGCTCGCGATTCAACCGCTGGTGGTGCAAATGCTGCTCTGACTGCCGACCGGAATACTACTACTCTGCTGAGGCCCGCACGGAATACAGCCGTCCTCAGCAGGACATCAGTGACGAATCGGTCGATGACCTGGTCCCTCTTCCTGAGCCAGCCACGTTTGTGCCCCCCGATCCCTACCCCAATGGAATCGACAGCACGCCCGTGGCAGAGGATGGCCCCGAGTTAGCCCCCGCCGCAAGTGCGCCCGTTGACTGACATGTTCAGTCTGAATCCAGCGCAAAACCAGACCCATAATCAGCGGACAGCGGAAAGAGACAGGTCACACTATGATCAAAATGGACAAGACACAATTCATACAGCGACTGACGATTCTGGTACTGACCGTAACAACCAGCATCACAGTTCCTGCTGCATTTGTCTCCGCCCAGGATACACCCGCCAACCAACGCGATGGCCAGAGCCCGGCCCTGACGAAGTCAGCTGCCGATCAATATCTGTTAAAGGACGATGATCGGCAGCTGACTGAATTCGAACGGGAAAACCGCAGACAGGACGAACCTCTGCCCATTCCCAGCGAAGAAGAACTGATTCAAGAATTAGCCAAGGGATCCTCGACCCGCAGTGCCCGGAAAGCCTGCCTGGCCAGTCTGCCCCTGGATAAGATGACGCCCGCCAACCGTACAAATGCCGAATACGTGCTGAAAGACATCAGCATGTTTCGCACACTGCCTAAGATCCACCTGGACGTGAACCACTCGGCGTACGCGTATTTCATCGCCCACCCCGATGTGGTCGTAAGTATCTGGCGACAGATGCAGCTTTCCGAATTCAAGATGTGGCAAACCGGCCCGTATTCGTATGAAGTCGATGCCGGCGATGGCACAGTGGGTACGCTGGATGTCATTTATCAGACCCCTGCCGAGTCGATCGTAGTCTGCTCGGGAGTCTATAAAAGTCCGTTGCTTGCCAAACCAATTTCAGCCAGAGCCCTGCTCCATCTGCAGACCGAATATTATCCGGGCAAGGATGAAAAGCGGGATTCCATCTCACATCAGGTGACGATGTATGTTTCGTTTCCTTCACAAACAGTGGAAGTTGCCGCCAAAATTCTGGCCCCGGTCAGTAATGCGATTCTGGACCGCAACTTCAAGGAAGTCTCCATCTTCCTGCACATGATGACGCTGGCCATGGAACGCCAGCCCGGCTGGGTCGAACGCCTGGCGGGTAACCTGGAAGGGGTCCTGCCCATCCGTCGTCCGCAGTTGCTCAAAGTAGCAGCCCGGGTCTACATCGATGGTAAACAGCGGGAGAACCCCGAAGCACTGCGGCGGCGTCTGCAGCGACCACAGCCGATCGATCCAGTCTCACAGACCAGCGGTCAGGCACCACGCAAGCTGTCCAGCGACCTGCAGGTTCAGCCGATCAGTCGAGCTCAAAGCCCGAATTAAATCAGCATGTCCTCCGCGTGTTTAATACCGCGGAGGACGTCTTTTTTTATTACGGGGCCTGAGTACAAAACCTATGATGCCGAAGAACAGCACCAGCGGAATCGCGACTTTGGGCCTGGTCGCGAACAAGACGATGGTCACCGCTACCGCCACGAACAGCCACGGAGGCACATTCGCCCAGGCCGCATCGCGATTCCTGGTCGGCAGTGCCAGCCAGAAGGCCAGCATCAGCAGCCCCACCCGCATGAAGGCGCCCGTGACAATATCCTGTTGCGCAAACAGGTCCTGCGCGGCGAACCAGTAGAGGTAGCCGGCGACTCCCAGGCAGGCCAGAGCGATAATGCCTACGAGGGTGCGGTTGATCGGAATTTTTTCACCAGCCATACAATACTCGTCTACTTGCGTCCGGGGCGGGTGCGCTGATTGAGGAATGCCCCCAGCGCCAGATGATAGGGGTCGGTCGTGCGAAACTTGAGATAATCCACGTGCACCGAGCCGCACTGCCGGGCCAGTGTCGCACAGAATTCCTGGTACTGCTCCAGGTAGCGGGCCCGCAGCTGATGCGGGTCGACCAGTTGATGATGTCCCCGCAATTCGAGGCTGCGGAACTGGGTCGGCTTGCTGAAGGGGAACTCTTCCTCTTCCGGTGCAACAACCTGGAAGAGCAGTACTTCATGCCGATCGTGGCGGAGCTGTTTGAGGGTGGTGGTCAGTGCCTCGGGTTCATCGAAACAGTCGGAGATCAATACGACCAGACTGCGGCGTTTGATCAGCGGCTGCACTTCGGACAGGACGGTCGAGATCGCGGTTTCGTGTCGCGGTTTCGCATTCTCCAGGATCTCCAGCATCTGACCGAAGTTCTTCGGATTGGCTGAAGGCTGAATGAAGTCCCGGCGTTTGCTGTCGAAGGTGATCAAGCCCACCGCGTCGCGCTGACTGAGCAGCAGGTAACCCAGTGCTGCCGCAAGTTGTTTCGCATAGTCGAACTTGCTGAGCGTCTTACCCGCATAAGCCATGCTGCCCGAACAGTCGAGCAGCAGGTAACAGCGGAGGTTCGTCTCTTCCTCGAATTCCTTGACGTAATACTTCCCGGTCTTGCCGTAGGCCCGCCAGTCGATGTGACGGATTTCGTCGCCCGGGTAATACTGCCGATGCTCCACGAATTCAACGCTGGCTCCTTTGAAGGGACTTTTGTGCTGTCCCATCATGAAACCTTCCACGACGAGCCGGGTGACAACATCGAGTTTGCCAAACCGGGCCAGCGCGGTGGGGTCTGAAAGTGGCGCGTCCTTTGACAGCATATCGTGAAGTTTCGTAACAAAGTAATCCGCAGGAAGACAGAAAGCACAGAGAGCATGCTCCCTGCGCTTTCCTATGGTATCAGGATTAATCTCTCAGATCACTAATCCAGTTCTTTGATAAACACATTGCGAAAATAAAGTGTGTTGCCGTGGTTCTGCAACTCGATCTGACCGGTTTCGTAGATCGGCTTGTCCCGCTCCCAGTAGTTTTCCAGCGGAGTGTCGTCGACGACCAGTTTGCCGTTGAGCCAGACGCTGACTTTTTCACCGACCATTTTAATGCGGAAGGTGTTCCATTCGCCCACAGGGTTATCTGCGGTCAGCAGTGGTTTGCTGGGATTTTCTTTGTTGTTGTAGAGTCCGCCGGAACCGACGCCGCCTGCGGCTTTCACAGCCGGATCCCAGATCTGCACCTGTGGCGAACCACGCAGGTAGATACCGCTGTCGCCGTCTTTCTTGATCTTCCAGTCGACCAGCATTTCAAAGTCGCCGTAATCTTTGGCGGTGCACAGGCTCTGGCCTTTACCGTCGAAGACGATGATGCCATCCACGACCTTCCAGTGCTCGTTCATGCTCTCGTCAGCTTTTTTCTGTGCTTCGGCCAGTTCTTCAGGGCTCATCTTGGCCCGAGTTTTGGGGTTGCCCACCAGGCCTTTCCAGCCGGTCAGGTCTTTGCCATTGAAGAGTTGCTTGAAACCTTCCGGAGGCTGATTCAGTTTAGCTTCTTCGGCTTCCGCCAGGTTGAGCGAAGTCACGGCCAGCAGCAGAGCCAGCAGCAATGTGGTGCGTTTCCAGGTGATCATAGTCGTAACCTTCATTCTGTTGTTAACCAGGGGGGAGTCCTATATGGGAACAGGACCGGTGGTATGAATCGTGAATTTCTTAATTATCGAAAGGAACTTCCCCGCTCGCAAGCCAGTCCTCCCCGATTTCGTTGCATTCGCATAAACTCCCTGCGGGGACAATTGTCGATTTGCGATTGGTCTGCACCGCCATTAGAATAAATGGAATTCTAACCAGACATCAATCATCCGATTCCCGCCTTTCCCGCTCTCAGAAGAAAGAACATCATGAATCGCTGTCTTTACGCAATGCTCTGCCTGCTGCTGGTCTGTGTTTCAGTCACACCAGCGTCCGCTGCTCCGCAACAGAAAAACGTGCTTGTAATCGTGGTCGACGACCAGGGTTTTCAGGCCGGCTGTTACGGTAATAAAGTCATCAAAACGCCGGGCATCGACATGCTGGCCGAATCAGGAACCCGCTTCACCCGGGCCCACTGCACGACCGCCAGTTGTTCCGCCAGTCGTTCCGTGATCATGACGGGCCTGTATAACCACGCGACCGGTCACTACGGACACGCTCACAGCTACAACCACTTCAGCACTTACA
The nucleotide sequence above comes from Gimesia sp.. Encoded proteins:
- a CDS encoding DUF58 domain-containing protein encodes the protein MLSKDAPLSDPTALARFGKLDVVTRLVVEGFMMGQHKSPFKGASVEFVEHRQYYPGDEIRHIDWRAYGKTGKYYVKEFEEETNLRCYLLLDCSGSMAYAGKTLSKFDYAKQLAAALGYLLLSQRDAVGLITFDSKRRDFIQPSANPKNFGQMLEILENAKPRHETAISTVLSEVQPLIKRRSLVVLISDCFDEPEALTTTLKQLRHDRHEVLLFQVVAPEEEEFPFSKPTQFRSLELRGHHQLVDPHQLRARYLEQYQEFCATLARQCGSVHVDYLKFRTTDPYHLALGAFLNQRTRPGRK
- a CDS encoding DUF1080 domain-containing protein, with the protein product MITWKRTTLLLALLLAVTSLNLAEAEEAKLNQPPEGFKQLFNGKDLTGWKGLVGNPKTRAKMSPEELAEAQKKADESMNEHWKVVDGIIVFDGKGQSLCTAKDYGDFEMLVDWKIKKDGDSGIYLRGSPQVQIWDPAVKAAGGVGSGGLYNNKENPSKPLLTADNPVGEWNTFRIKMVGEKVSVWLNGKLVVDDTPLENYWERDKPIYETGQIELQNHGNTLYFRNVFIKELD